The segment gggagaaacagaaaacttTGTCTAGATCTAGAACCATTAAAGGaattgaatgtttattttaaaatctgtatccCATCCCCTCAAAAAtctcacaaaaagacaaaaccaaagaaaagcacCTGGCCCAGATGATTTTATAGACAGCAAACATGAGGACCTGACGGTCAGCTGGCAGTGGGATGAGGCTGACCCCATCCTCTGCTTTAGCCACGGGAAGCCTCCCGTGGAGCTGTAGGAGCTCGAGATGGCATTGCGTTTGGTGCATGAGCTGGTGCAGGAGGGCTGGGATGTCTGGTTGGATCTGACTTCTGACCTCTGGGCATGGAGGTCTCTCTGCAGAGGCCCGGGCCTGGGCACAAAGGGAGAGTGGCCTTCATTATCCCGCAGGGGCCTAAATGCAGACCGTGCATCCCCGGTGACCTCGGGGACCCTTCTCTGATCATCAGGATTCTCTTGGGACTCTGGGGTCCTTGTCCTGCTCAGGCATCCCTGCCCCACTCTCCTTCAGGGCCCTCGACATGATCTTCCCTGGACACGAGTCTGGGGACAGCTGGGTGTTGTGGGCCCCAAAGGGGTGACTTCCTGCTCCTGGGCCCCACAGAGGGTCCTTGTGCTCAGTGCAGTGGCTGAGCTGGAGGATGCGCTGGAACTCGGAGCACACAGCACTGGCTTGCTGTGGTACCTGTGCCATGAAATTAAAGGCAGTATCACCAGGAAGGAACACAGGGCTTGCAGGATCACGGAAAACCTTCTTAGTGTTATCTTGACACCACTGATGCCAAGTGTCCAGGTGCTTGTAGGATGGCCTGCCACTCAGTCCAGGGGCAGGAGCAACGGGGAGATCCCACAAGCAAAGTGAACTAGGGGATGGGCTGAACGGGCTCCAGGCAACTGAGCCCTACTGGCAGGTCCTCGGCCTGGGCCCGGACAGGAATGAGGGGCACAGAGTGCCCAGGTAACGGCTCCTGGGAGCAGTGGGGAACCGTCGGATGCTTGAACTCTCGAGAGCTGGGCTCTGAGCGTCCTCGTCGAGCTGCCAACTCGGCCAAAGACTGAGCCAACAGTTTCTTCTGTTGCCGGGCAACGCGCCTTTTAAACCTGAGGGAGTGGCTGAGCATGCAAAGAACCCGCGCGAGTGACAGAGCGACCTTAACAGATTAGCGCGGCAAGGTTGCCGGGCAGCGCATCTTTTAAACCTGAGGGAGGGGGTGCGCGTGCACAGAATGGCGCGAGTGACAGAGCAACCTTAACGGGTTAATTAGCGCTGCAAGGTACCCGTGCAAGATACCTGCTGGCAATGGCGGCCGGCAGACCTGGGGGGGGCATGCAAGAGGTATTGGAGGGAGAGACGCCGGCACAAAGGTCGCGGGAAGAACAGGTGCCCACAATGGCTGCAGATCTGCCCGTGGATCACTGAAGATTCCTGCTCTCCTgctgaggtggagattgcagggagctgagatcgcactattgcactccagcctgggcaacaagagcaaaactccgtctcaaaataaaaaaaaagaaaaagaaaaaaaagaggcccggcgtggtggcttatgcctatgatcctagcactttggaaggtcaggacggacagatcacgagatccggagttggagaccagcctggccaacataatgaaaccccgtctctagtaaaaatacatatttagccagacatggtggcacgcgcctgtagtaccagctactccggcggctgaggcaggagaatcatttgaacctgggggcGGGGAAGGGATTGTGAtgcgccgagatcacgccactgcactccagcctgggcaacaaagaaatgatctgtcttttttttttttttttcttgagacggagtctccctctctctcccagcctagagtgcagtggcgccatctcggctcaccgcaagctccgcctaccgggttcacgccattctcctgcctcagcctctggagtagctgggactacaggcgcacgccaccacgcccggttaattttttgtatttttagtagagacggggtttcacagtgttagccaggatggtctcgatctcctgacctcgtgatcagcccgcctcggcctaccaaagtgctgggattaaaggcgtgagccaccgcgccaggccgagactctttcttaaaaataaaggccgggcacggtggcactttgggaggtggaggcgggcggatcacgaggtcaggagttgggagaccaccctggccaacatagcgaaaccccgtctctactaaaactacaaaaaattagccgggcgtgatggccggcgcctgtagtcccagctactcccgaggctgaggcaggagaatggcttgaacccggtaggcggagcttgcggtgactTGAGATctcgcaactgcactccagcctgggttacagtgcaaacctccgtcttgaaaaaaaaaagagagacagagagcgagacagagagaaaaaggtttattattttgagactccgtctcaaaaaaaaaaaaaaaagacagagtctggctctgttgcccagaccagagggcagtgacgcgatctcggcgcaTCACaatccctgccccgaccccgggttcaagtcattgtgctgtctcagccgcccgagtagctggtactacaggcgcgtgccaccacgtctgactaaatttgtatttttactagagacggggtttcactatgttggccaggctggtctccaactcctgatctcctgatccgcctgccccgacatcccaaagtgctgggatgcgtgagcccccacacctggccactattttttctttctttcttgtgtgtgtgtgtgtgtgtgtgtgtgtgtgtgtgtttgtgtgtgtgtgtgcgtgatgaagtttcgctcttgttgcccaggttggagtgcaatggtgctatctcagctcactgcaatcctggCCTGAGCAGGAGAGCAGGAATCTTCAGCGATCCACTGGCGGATCTGCAGCCATTGTGAGCGCTTAGTCTTCCCATATCTTTTGTGCGCGCGCCTCTCCTTCCAGTACCTATCCCGCAAGCGTCCCCCAGCTTCCCCCTATCGCCAGCAggtgctgagatcgcgccattgcactccagcctgggggaccagagcgaaactctatcttaaaaaaaaaaggatgaaaattttggaaaaatatggaagaaaccaAATGGATTTTTAGCTCAACTAACTCGTAATTATTCAGTGTCTATTTTTTGCAAGAAACCGTATATTTCATGTCTACAATCAGGGCCAGAGTCCCAGCTCTCAAGTGTGGGTGTTTCCGAAGCAAATTGAAGAACACAGGCATAAAAgtgcattaaattaataaaatttttctctctgtctctcgctctcttatttatttatttatttatttatttatttatttatttattttttgagacagaggttcgcactgtcacccaggctggagtgcagtggcgagatctcaggtcactgcaacctccgcctcccaagttcacgcctttctcctgcctcagcctcgggagtagctgggactacaggcgcccgccaccatgcccggctaattttttttttttttttttttttttgagacggagtctcgctctgtcgcccaggctggagtgtagtggcgcaatctcggctcactgcaagctccgcctcccgggttcacgccattctcctgcctcagcctctccgagtagctgggactacaggcgcccgccaccacgcccggctaattttttttttgtattttttagtagagacggggtttcaccgtggtctcgatctcctgacctcgtgatccgcccgcctcggcctcccaaagtgctgggattacaagcgtgagccaccgcgcccggccatgcccggctaattttttgtagttttagtagagacggggtttcgctatgttggccaggctggtcaccaactcctgacgtcgtgatccgccctcctctgcctcccaaagtgccactgcgcccggcctttttttttaagacagagtctcggccgggcgcggtggctcacgcctttaatcccagcactttggtaggccgaggcgggctgatcacgaggtcaggagatcgagagcatcctggctaccacggtgaaaccccgtctctactaaaaatacaaaaaattagccgggtgtggtcgcgagcgcctgtagtcccagctactccagaggctgaggcaggagaatggcgtgaacccggtaggcggagcttgcggtgagccgagatcaggccactggaatccagcctgggcgacagagggagactccgtctcaaaaaaaaaaaaaaaaaaaaaaaaaaaaaaagacagagtctggctctgttgcccaggctggagtgcagtgacgcgatctcggcgcaTCACaatccctgccccgaccccgggtTCGAGTCATTGTGCtgtctcagccgcccgagtagctggtactacaggcgcgtgtcaccatgtctgactaaatttgtatttttactagagacggggtttcactatgttggccaggctggtctccaattcctgatctcctgatccgcccgccccgacatcccaaagtgctgggatgcgtgagcccccacacctggccactattttttctttctttcgtgtgtgtgtgtgtgtgtgtgtgtgtgtgtgtgtgtgtgtgcctgtgatgaagtttcgctcttgttgcccaggttggagtgcaatggtgcgatctcagctcactgcaatccccgcctgAGCAGGAGAGCAGGCATCTTCAGCGATCCACTGGCGGATCTGCAGCCATTGTGCGCGCCTGGTCTTCCCATTGCTTTGTAAGAGCGCCTCTCCTTCCAGTACCTATCCCGCGAGCGTCCCCCAGCCTCCCCCCATCGCCAGCAGgtgctgagatggcgccattgcactccagcctgggggacaagagcgaaactccatctcaaaaagaaaaaaaaaaaaaggatgaaaattttggaaaaatatggaagaaaccaAATGGATTTCTAGCTCAACTAAATCGTAATTATTTACTGTCAATTTTTGCAAGAAACCATATATTTCATGTCCACAATCAGGGCCACAGTCCCAGCTCTCAAGTGTGGGTGTTTCCTAAGGAAATTGAAGAACACAGGCATAAAAGTGCATTAAATTAATaaacctttttctctctgtctctgtctctctctctcttttttttttttttttttttttttgagacgtaggttcgcactgtcacccaggctggagtgcagtggcgagatctccggtcactgcaagctctgcctcccgagttcacgccactctcctgcctcagcctccggagtagctgggactataggcgcccgccaccacacccggctaatattttgtatttttagtagagacggggtttcactatgttggccaggcttttctccaactcctgatctcctgatccgcccgccctgacatcccaaagtgctgggatgcgtgagccgccacacctggccactattttttctttctttcttttgtgtgtgtgtgtgtgtctgtgacaaagtttcgctcttgttgcccaggctggactgcaatggtgcgatctcagctcactgcaatccccgcctgAGCAGGAGAACAGGAATCTTCAGCGATCCACGGGCAGATCTGCAGCCATTGTTGGTACCTGTTCTTCCCGCGTCCTTTGTGCCCGCGTCTTTCCTTCCAGTACCTATTGCATGCCCCCCGCCCACATTCGCCTCCCGCCATTGCCAGCAAGTGCGTTGCGCGCGTACCTTGCTGCGTTAAGGTCGCTCTGTCACTGGCGCCATTATGTGCACACGCAGCCACTCCCTCAGGTTTAAAAGGCGCGTTGCCCCGCAACATAAAGGTTGCTCTGTTACTGGCGCCATTATGTGCACACGCAGCCACTCCCGCAGGTTTAAAAGGCGCATCGGCCGGCAACACAGCTCATTGCTGGCTTAGCCTTTGGCCAAGTTGGTAGCTCGACGAGGACGCTCAGAGCCCACCTCTCGAGAGCTGAAGCATCCGACCGATCCCCACTGCTCCCAGGAGCGGTTACCTGGGCACTCTGTGCCCCTTATTCCTGTCTGGGCCCAGGCCGAGGACCTGCCAGTAGGGCTCAATTGCCTGGAGCCCGTTCAGCCCATCCCCCAGTTCACTTTGCCTGTGGGATCTCCCCGTTGCTCCTGCCCCTGGTCTGAGTGGCAGGCCATCCTACAAGCACCGGGACACTTCACATCAGTGGTGTCAAGACAATCGTTCCGTGATCCTGCAAGCCCTGTCTTCCTTCCGGGATCAGCAAGCCAGTGCTGTGTGCTCCGAATTCCAGGGCATCCTCCAGCTCAGCCACTGCACTGAGCACAAGGACTCTCTGTGGGGCCCAGGAGCAGGAAGTCACCCCTTTGGGGCCCGCAACACCCGGCTGTCCCCAGACTCGTGACCAGGGAAGGTATTGTTGAGGGCCCTGAAGGAGAGCAGGGCAGGGATGCCTGAGCAGGACAAGGACCCCAGAGTCCAAGGATTTGATGATCACCGAAGGGTCCCTGAGGTCACCGGGGATGCACGCTCTGCGTTTCGGCCCCTGCGGGACAATGGAGGCCTCTCTCCCTTCGTGCCCAGGCCCGGGCCTCTGCAGAGAGTCCTCCATGCCCAGAGGTCAGAAGTGGGCGATACGCAGAGATCCCAGACCTCCTGCACCAGCTCATGCACCAAACGAAACGCCATCTCGAGCTCCTACAGCTCCACGGGAGGCTTCCCGTGGCTAAAGCGGAGGAGGGGGCCAGCCTCATCCCACTGCCAGCCGACCCTCAGTTCCTCAAAGAAGGGCAGTGAGGACAGACCTCAGGCTGTCTCTTCAGGTCACACTCAGTGTGCACCAGGGCAGACACTCGCCCCCAGGAATGGCTCCCCCAGATCCCAGGCCTCTAGGCCCCGTGGACGCAAGTTTCCCCTGCTGCCACGCAGGCGAGGGGAGCCTCTGAAGATGCCACCTCCCTTAGAGCTGGGGTTCCGGGTCACTGCTGAAGACCTGGACCGGGAGAAGAAGGCTGCGTTCCAGCGGATCAACAGTGCACTGCAGGTTGAGGCCAAGGCCATCTCGGACTGCAGACCCTCAAGGCCTTCCTACACTTCGTGCTCACTTGCAACAGGGGCTTCTGGTCTGCCTTCTGTTTCTAAAGCACCCAGTATGGATGCACAGCAGGAGGGACACAAGCCCCAAGACGGCCTGGGCCTAGTGGCCCCCCTAGCTTCTGCTGCAGGGGCCCCCTCTACAGCTCCTGTGTTTGGGATGCAGCACAGACCACCAGGCTCCCTCCTGTTCGTCTCctcatttccccttcctcccaccttttTCTACTTCTGGGACTCAGCCCAGGTCCTCTGGCTGATTGCTACACCCTTCGGCTCctcatttccccttcctcccacatTTTTCTACTTCTGGGCCTCAGCCCAGGTCCTCTGGCTGATTGCTGCACCCTTCCCAGCTGCAAGCATGGACGGAAGCATTTCTGGAGCCAGTTCCAGCCCCCCACCCACGCCCATGGAAATCGACAGTAGTGAGGCGGACGGAGCTCGGCATTCCGTCAGAAGAAACCCTTTAAAGAGAAAGGCCAATTGGTAACAGGGCATGAGGGGGCCTGAACACCAGGGCGCCCCCAGGCAGAGCACTTCCATGGTGACCACGGGACCTGGCACAGGGAGCAACTCTGTTGGGtggcacttttgttttttttgttgttgttgtttgccagatgccaaataaatatttttattaactttctttCTGTACTTCACTTTTGTGTCATCAACATTTATGGCATTAACCTAAACAGAAGCCTCAGTCaattaaagaatagaaaagataaacatttttagaaCTGTAAAGCGTGTTCTAAGAGTTTCTTggccattttacttttctttttatttatttattttttttatttgagttcccttagtatttattgatcattcttgggtgtttctcggAGAGGGGGACGTGGCAGGGTCATGGTAtgatagtggagagaaggtcagcagataaacacgtgaacaaaggtgtctggctttcctaggcagaggtccctgcggccttccgcagtgttcGTGTCCCTGGgcacttgagattagggagtggtgatgactcttaacgagcacgctgccttcaagcatctgtttaaagaagcacatcttgcacagcccttaatccatttaaccctgagttgacacagcacatgtttcaaaGAGAGCACGAGTTTGGGGGTAAGGTTATAGATTAAGAGCATCCTAAggcagaatttttcttagtacagaacaaaatggagtctcctatgtctacttctttctacacagacacagtaacaatctgatctctcttttccccacatttcccccttttcttttcgaCAAAACCGCCATTGTCATCATGGCTCGTTCTCGATGGTCGCTGTCTCTACAGAGCTGTTGGGTACACCTGcagaaaggctgtcacttcacacttggaaggttgcacagcggccaggcagaggcactcctcacttcccagatggggcggccgggcagaggcgctcctcacatcccagatggggttgctgggcagaggctctcctcaaatcccagacgatgggcagccgggcagaggcgctcctcacttcccagacagggcggccgggcagaggcgctcctcacatcccaacgatgggtggccaggcagagacgctcctcacttcctagacggggcggcggtcgggcagaggctgtaatcttagcactttgggaggccaaggcaggcggctgggaggtggagattgtagcgagccgagatcacgccactgcactccagcctgggcaacattgagcattgagtgagcgagactctgtgtgtaatcccagcacttcgggaggccgaggcgggcagatcactcgaggtcaggagttggagaccagcctggccaacagggcgaaaccccgtctccaccaaaaatacaaaaaccagccaggtgtggtggtgtgtgcctgcaatcccaggtattcggcaggccgaggcaggagaatcacgggagccccaggcagggaggttgcagtgagctgagatcatgccactacactccagccagggcaacagagggagaccgtctcaaaaaaggaaagaaagaaagagagagagagagagagggagggaggaaggaaggaaggaaggaaggaaggaaggaaggaaggaaggaaggaaggaaggaaggcaggcaggcaggcaggcttttGTCTTTACTTTCCATCACATCCCTGGGGGACCATTTAAGCTGACGCCCGCAATTGCAAGTCGGGGATCCAGTGTCACCAAAAACAAGGCAGGCTTCACGTGCAAGTCTGGGCCGGCTTCTGACCCTAGCAACCCCACTTCCCGCGTGGGCACAGCAAGGAGGAACCTGGCCTCTAAGGCTCCCTCATGCGCCATCAGGAGTTCTGCTGGACACAGGTCCAATGGGCCATCCTCCAGCTCATCCTTCTCCATGTCGGGCTTTTGAGCCCGTCATAAATTCCTTCCCTAGAGTGAGATCCAGAAGAGTTTTCTCTAGATTTCCTTccaatatttttgtagtttcgtatcttattttctctaggtttccttccaatatttttgtagtttcgTATCTTAacattcacatttaagtcttgaatctaTCTCGAAGTGATTTTTCTATATGCTgagagataagggtccagtttcattcttctgcatgtggccatCCAGCCCTCCTAGTACCATTCATTGAagagagtgtcctttccccagtgtgtgtttctgtcggctctgtcaaagatcaattggctgTGAACATGTGTCtgtctttctgggttctctcatctgtcccattgatctaagTGTCTAGTTTTATGCTAGGATTatactattttggttactatgcaCTCGTCAAAAATTTTGTAGTTCTAATTTGCAGTGAAATGGGATGCctctagttttgttgtttttgctgagcATGACTTTGGGGtctttgagctcttttttggttcttttttatgaattgtaggactttccaattttgtgagtgatgacattggtattttggtaggggTTGTATTGAATCTCTAGACTGCTtcgggcagtgtggtcattttaatgctatgaattccttccatgagcatgaaatgattgtccatttctttctgtcctcttaaacattttcatcagtgttttgtagttttccttgtagaaatctttcacctccttggtaaaATCTCTTCTGTGGCATACATTTTTCCATGTtgctgctattgtaaatgggattgccttcttaatttctttcccaACCAgaccattattggtgtatagaaatgctgctgattttcttgttgttgttgttgattctgtATTCTGCAAAtgactgtattaatttatttatcaagTCTAGGGGTTTTCTGGTGGAGCCTTTACACGTTTCTAGATCCAAGATCACATCTTCATCAGACAAGAAGAATTCGATGTCCTCTTTTCCAgtgtggatgccttttattgttttctcttgcccgattgtgtgatgtcgaataggagtggtgagaacgGGCATCCTCGTCTTGTTCCTGTTtacagaggaaatgctttcaacttttccccattctatAGTAGGTTAGCTATGGCTTTGTCGTatcagcttttattattttcacgtacgttgttttgtttgtttgtttgtttgtttttgttttttgagacagagtctcactcttgccgcccagggtggagcgcaatggtgtgatcttggctcactgctccctctgcctcctgggttcaagcaattctcctgcctcagcctcccaagtagctgggatacctggctcatgccaccacacctggctaattttcgtacttttagtagagatggggtttcaccatgttggccaggctggtcttgaactcttgacctcaggtgatccacgcacctcagcctcccaaagtgctgggattacacgcgtgagccactgcacacagcccaaccattttcaggtatgtttcttctatacctagtttgtttgttacttttttcaagacatggtctcactctgtctttcatgttggaatacaatggcaccatcatagctgcagctttgaactcctgggctcaagccacttcagccttctgagtagctgagactaccagtgcatgtcaccacagctggctaatttttatttttttgtagagatctatGTTcctcaggttggccttgaactgttgacctcaattgaccctcccagctcagccttcccaaagcactgggttgacaagcatgagccattgcctGGCCCAGAGTCACATTTTAACATA is part of the Symphalangus syndactylus isolate Jambi chromosome 18, NHGRI_mSymSyn1-v2.1_pri, whole genome shotgun sequence genome and harbors:
- the LOC129467523 gene encoding LOW QUALITY PROTEIN: putative POM121-like protein 1 (The sequence of the model RefSeq protein was modified relative to this genomic sequence to represent the inferred CDS: substituted 1 base at 1 genomic stop codon), which produces MAAGRPGGGMQEVLEGETPAQRSREEQYLSRKRPPASPYRQQGSIAWSPFSPSPSSLCLWDLPVAPAPGLSGRPSYKHRDTSHQWCQDNRSVILQALSSFRDQQASAVCSEFQGILQLSHCTEHKDSLWGPGAGSHPFGARNTRLSPDSXPGKVLLRALKESRAGMPEQDKDPRVQGFDDHRRVPEVTGDARSAFRPLRDNGGLSPFVPRPGPLQRVLHAQRSEVGDTQRSQTSCTSSCTKRNAISSSYSSTGGFPWLKRRRGPASSHCQPTLSSSKKGSEDRPQAVSSGHTQCAPGQTLAPRNGSPRSQASRPRGRKFPLLPRRRGEPLKMPPPLELGFRVTAEDLDREKKAAFQRINSALQVEAKAISDCRPSRPSYTSCSLATGASGLPSVSKAPSMDAQQEGHKPQDGLGLVAPLASAAGAPSTAPVFGMQHRPPGSLLFVSSFPLPPTFFYFWDSAQVLWLIAAPFPAASMDGSISGASSSPPPTPMEIDSSEADGARHSVRRNPLKRKANW